CAGTCATACGCCAGTTATCACAGCTGCCGATcgtctagactgtcgacagtcgctcgcgccttttttcccctaCGTATTAAGTCgtcgccgcgctccgatccggcgcaacactattataatcgcatactgatatcgagggccgaagacGCTTATATTGTGCACtatacatcggattttaatgagattggaTATCGATAGACATTGAATCAATAGGTCAACCTGTAAAACATTATAGACGAATTGTCTAATTGTCGGTCAGTACCCCGACTCATAATTGCAACTGTTTATATACGGACATCAATACAGTGAACACACAACCATTAATGACtaacacacacattgtataatACTAGTCTCAAGAAGTGCCAGAAAGGGTTAGATGgtaatttgtgtatttttcaaCGGGTGCAAATAAACGATATCATGCGAAAAGTTTAATATAGTTGGCTTGTAAGTGAAGTTATGTATTACAACTTGTACTAGGTTGTTGAATCTTGACTGTATCACAACCTATTATGGGCTGCCAAAATACTTTCTGTAGAGTACGGGTGTTTGAATTTACAAACATGCACAATTTAGAGCCACAACTAACTCTTGTTGTATTCTTCTAGGTGTGTTTTCGGATCCTTGCACGACATGTGCTGGCCGCCATGATGTTTTTAggaatgtttgttttgtactgTCTTCGAAATAATCTCAGCGTCACTATCGTTGCCATGGTGAACACAACAGGGAAAGAAGCTGACAGATATAGCGGAGATTGTCAAGGACAAAATGACAGTGATGTGGATCTTGTAGATGAGGTAATTTcaaataacattatttatttatttatttatgtatgtatgtatgtatgtatgtatgtatgtatgtatgtatgtatgtatgtatacacatgtgtgtatgaatgggtatatgaatggatggatggatagatacaAGTTACTTTCTGTGTGGCAATACTGTCGTCCAATCGTTTCAGTGACAATTCGTTATCATAGTTATTATTCCAATCTTTCAGTTTaggatttgaaaaaaaatgcccACACGTCcctataatgtaatataaatatattctgCACGTTTTccatatcaatattgatatttttctaGCTTGGAGAGTTTTACTGGGACAGCTATCACCAGGGTCTTCTCCTGGGGGCGTACTATTACGGCTATGCATCGAGTCAGATATTCGGTGGTTGGCTAGAGAAGTACGTCGGTGGCAAGATTGTCTTCGGTGGAAGTATGTCTATTGCATCGATACTTACACTACTGTCGCCCCTAGCTGCACGGGCAGGTTTCTGGGTGTATTTTGCTGTCAGAATATTGATTGGGCTTTCACAGGTAActtaaaatgaatataaaatttcaaatcaagCACAAAATTGAATGAGTGTTTTATGGTGCTTCGTTTCTATTCGTGCATTTTAGTGTATTTGTGCATTTTAAGTCTCTTGTCATTTGCGTTGGTATTTTTGGTCTTGTTATTTCGTTTTCCTGTATTGTCTTGATCGCATATGTTTGTACACAGCGTGGAGGGAGATGGGATGAAGAGAGAGTGAAGGGATGGAAGAGTCAGACAGGGCAAAGAGAAAGTAGCTGGAGCAATGGCTGGGTGGGaagacgggcgggcgggcgggcggacagacagacggacggaggGAGGGACGGAGGGacggacagagagacagacagagagacagacagacagacagacagacagacagacagacggacagacagacaacaaaatCACTGCTGATGATACATTCATTATACACGGCACATACCGACGAACACACCGCAAAATTATAATGCAATGATTAATTATCACTACTCGACTGATTACTCTCCTTGTCGGCATTGCCAGAGAGTATTTCAACTTCCAACTACTGGTAAAAAAAATTCCAGATGGAAGCAAAACAGGAATAAAAATAGCAATAGTTGTGTTTTGTATGCATTGTTAATAACAAATTGCTATATTGTCAATAAGTcgcttgtattttttttaaaaatcacatcAAGTGAATTCAAATTATTGTAAgtttgcaacaacaaaaaaggcTTGTCGATAAACATACACAGATTTGTGTCACATATTGCAGGGAGTTATATTTCCGGTACATCATCAGATGTGGGGTAAATGGGCTCCTCCCTTGGAGAGAACAGCTTTAATATCAATTGGACCATCAGGTGAGTTTGACGTGGGCTAGTCCCTTGGAGAGGATATCAATTGGTCCATAAAGTGAGTTTGACGTGGGCTCCTCCCTTGGAGAGGACAGCCTTGGTGTCTTTTGATCCTTGTTGGTATGACCACAGACCCTACACATGGGCTCCTTCTATGGAGAGGACAATGGTGTCGATTGGATACATTGGGGTTGGTTTGACGTGGGCCCTTCTCATGGAGAAGATACCTTTGATATTGCTTTGactcgtatcgtatcgtatctaTCGTATCATATCCCGTATATCATTATcttatatcatgtcatatatctTACCATATATCATATCGTTATATCAtatatcctatcctatcctatcctatcctatcacatcacatcacatcacatcatgcCATATCATGCTATGTCTCACAATTAatatcacaccacaccataccacgCCACATCATATATCAAAGTATGGTACATTTTACGTGAAGCATGTTATGAGATGGTGTTTCCGGCGACTACCACTATAATACTGTCGGTTGTTTTTAATGCTTTTGCTAGGTTGTAATGCTGGTACAATTTTCGTCAGTGTTGTTTCTGGTGTGATGGCGGCCAACATTGGTTGGGACTCGGTGTTTTACATGACAGGTATGGACCCCACACGTACTATTTAAATATACAATGATTTAATGAGGACACGtacaatatacacaatatacacataAAAGGGACAGAATTTGGCAGGGACAACTGAGTTGGTAGTTCCTGTACAGGTACAGTCGATAAGCGATAGTGATAATCTTGAACGTGAAACAAACGACAAAAGATGACATGCATGTTGTATTTCTCTCTACTGCTATGCTATAGGTACTCTTGGTTTGACTTGGGTGATAGGATGGATATTTCTAGCCTACGATTCACCGGAAAAACATCCAAGAATTAGTGACAGCGAAAAGAATTATATAATCGAAGAGATTGGCCCAAGTTCTGAAGACaaggtgagagagagagagagagagagagagagagagagagagagagagagagagagagagagagagagagagagagagagagagagagagagagagagagagagagagagagagagattatgCTTTCGTGTATATGTTACTTCATATACGTCTATGGTTACTGTATGCTTCTGAAAAATTCGATCATAACCTGGTTATTCAGGAAAAagtaggggggggggacacGAAAAGAAATGACACCTGAAACTATGTGTGGAAGTTGGAAGGTCAGTGTCAAATAACTCTCACTCTCATTGATAGAATTCGGTTAGTATGTAGTATAGGTGAGTAATGTAAATCACAATTTCCTACTTTCGGTTGGATAACATATAAAATCAATAGTTGAGCATAATATTTTGAGTCCCTTACCCTCCCCCATCGCTATGTAAAGTTCTTCTTCTGGCAGTGAGTTGTTGCCATCTGTCTGAAATTGTATCAAGTGTAATACATACGTTTATATTTGCTCAGGATCCCAAAGTACCGTGGATGAATATATTTACTTCCATTCAAATATGGGGATTGGCGGTTGGTCATTTCTGCAGTAACTGGGGATTCTATACTCTCCTGACGTCATTTCCTACTTACTTGGATCAAGTTCTTGGATTCGATATCAGCGCTGTAagttgtgtgtgtattttgataCGGAACAGTCTACCCGATCTGTTTCCCACTGATATGGAACAGTCTATCTGTTATACATCAGTTATTTACTCTTGATTAATTCAGGAAAGACATTGAGACAATTCTTTGCAATTATATTTTCACTCATCTATTGGGGTGTTTCCTTTTCAACTCCACATTACTGGATTGA
The genomic region above belongs to Glandiceps talaboti chromosome 8, keGlaTala1.1, whole genome shotgun sequence and contains:
- the LOC144439290 gene encoding sialin-like, giving the protein MANSNWVCFRILARHVLAAMMFLGMFVLYCLRNNLSVTIVAMVNTTGKEADRYSGDCQGQNDSDVDLVDELGEFYWDSYHQGLLLGAYYYGYASSQIFGGWLEKYVGGKIVFGGSMSIASILTLLSPLAARAGFWVYFAVRILIGLSQGVIFPVHHQMWGKWAPPLERTALISIGPSGCNAGTIFVSVVSGVMAANIGWDSVFYMTGTLGLTWVIGWIFLAYDSPEKHPRISDSEKNYIIEEIGPSSEDKDPKVPWMNIFTSIQIWGLAVGHFCSNWGFYTLLTSFPTYLDQVLGFDISANGVISALPQLLQWISVVCCGLLADVLRRRKIMSTLSVRRTLSAVGMYLPAAFLLGAGFVGCGKEGLAIALISIATFFGGAGFPGFKVNHVELAPRFGGIIYGFTNMIASIPGFAAPYVVGSLTNEANTRSEWLIVFAICAVLYFIGGTAVLLTLKVDEQDWAKSKIKTYADKELQVEIPDEVELVTNGKIQGIVDSDGNDNTSKK